The Bernardetia sp. ABR2-2B DNA window TTGTCAGACAGCTAAAAAAGTAGAAGACATTGAAGACGATAAAGCTCAACAACTTGCTCAAAGACTACAACAGCAAAAACAAGATTCTTTGCAACAGACTTTTTGTGAATGTTTGGTAGAGGATAGTATCAGTAATGAAAAGCTACTAAAAAACATTGATAATTACCTTGCTCAAGAAGTAGATATAAATATTCCTTGTGATTTTGAGGAAGTAGGAGGTTCGAATTCAGCAGAAACTGCACTCGTCAATCTAGGAGTTTCTATAAGTAATAAGTTATTTCGTACAAAATTTAGAAAAAGACAGACTAAGATTAAGATGGTTACGAAGTCTTATCCTGTTTTATTACTTTTTAGTGAAGATACAATGATGGTTCGGCAGCTTGTCGGTCGTGGAGCAAATGTAAATAAAAAGACGAAAGATAATTTTTCTCTGGTTGAATATTACATTAATCAAGATGACTTTCAAAAAACTCAATTTGTTTTTGACTTGGGAGCAAAAACTGACCGACTAAGAATTTTTTCTTCTAATGAAAAAATCCTTGATTTTTTGGTAGAAAAAGGAGCTGATACACAAAAATTTGACAAAACCACTTTATTTAAAGGAGATAATTACAAGAAATTAGCAGAAAAATATGAGATTGATTTGAGTAAGACTAACTGTGAGGAGTTCGGAGAGATTGTAGAAGTTAGCAACTTTAGAAAACTTAATTTCGAACGTACTAAATGGCTGTTAGAAAATAGTGTGTCTTCATCTTGTATGAAAGGCGATTTCTTAGAGAAAGTAATTAGCGAAAATGTTGATGGTAAAGTATATAGTTCTAACAGAAAGAAAAAACCAAATCAGCATACGAGAAAAGAATGGATTGATTTGATAAATAAATATGATGTAAATTGGAATCAATGTACAAATTTTGGAAAAACACCTCTCCTACTTGCCGTAGAAAAACGAGATATTGAACTTGTAAAAACATTATTGAGTAAAAATGCAGACCCAAATTTTGCCTGTCTTTTCGCAGGAAAAAAAATAAATGCAAAAGAATCCTTAGCAAAAACTATTAAATACGCAGCAGACAATGAAATGCGAAAAAAAGAAAGAGAAAAAGAAGACTACAGCAAAAAAGATGAAGACAGACACACAGCGTATATGAAAAAGCTAGATGAAATTAAAATCTTATTAGAGCAATAATTAGTATCTATAAGTTATAATAGATTTCTAAAAAATTCGTTCAGAGGTTCAATGTTTTTAGTTTCTCGTTTCAGATTACTAGCATAAATACCACACTCCGAAATTTTGTTTTCTATAAAGGAATGAATAAAAATAGGGATTTCTATTTTATCGCCTTCTTTTGCAATTAGTTTTTCTTGCCAAAGTTTTTTGATGGCAGTTTTTATTCCTTTTTCTTCTTTGTTTTGTAGGTTATTTACCAAAAACTTAAATTCCATTGGCGCAGCTTCATTTCTTGTTTTGATATAGTAGGCAGCCAACACAGGACGCAAAATATAAAAATATTTTTTAATGGAAATTTGATTATCTTCTATCTTTGAAAGCATTCCTTTTGCAATTCCTAGATAATGAAAAATGAGTGTTTTTGCAGAAAAGTATTGCTTTGAAAGCTCCCACAACTCGTTTCTGAACTCTTCATTTTTTCTATAAATAATTGGAGATTGTAGCCACTCAAAAGGAGTAGCATTTGATTTTACCAATAGTGATAGTGCTTTTTTTATTTCCCAAGCTGATAAATCTACATCGTTATCGTAAAACTTATCAATAGAATCTAAAGGATAATTGACAGACAGATATTTATCTTTTTTGTGGATAAATAAAAATCGAACATCGTAATCACTGTCAGGCGAACCAAAACCCCATGCACGGCTTCCACTCTCACAAGCATACAATATTTTGATGTTGTTTTCTTTTTCTACTTTTTCCAGACACTCCTCTATATAAATTTGAATCTCTTTCGGAATAGAATTTTTTAGATTTGTTTGCATCTTTTCTTCTTATTTTCTTTGAGACAATTCTTCTACAATTCTATCCAAATATTTTTCAGCTTCTTCCACATCATAAAAATCATTATTTGGCATAGAAGAGCGTTTTACAATCCTTCCAAATTGTAAATTAACAATATCATTGTTAGGAATAACTCTAGCTATTCTCAAAAGTCCATTTTCAGCTACATAACGTTGCGCCTCTTCATGTATTTTGTCTGAAGTAGGAGATTGAATTTGTAAATTTCTAATGTCTGATAAGATTGTAAAGTTATTTTGAACTTGAGCCACAACTTCTTTCCAGTCAGATAACAAATAATTTATATCCTCTTGTTCCCACTTTCCTTGATGAAGCATAAAATAAATACGATTCTTTACTATGTCAATAGAAATCGTATATTTTTTCCTATCAATGCATCTTGTTATCATCTCTGTAAAAGTAAATTATAATCAATATTAGTTATTTGATAGTAGTTTATGAATTTTATATTAAAAATTCTTATTCCGAATCATTTGTTCATTTTTTTCTCAAAACAAATATAAACATACACTATATACACTCTTCTAAAAATTTATCTAAGTATTTATCAGCCAACTCATAGCTCT harbors:
- a CDS encoding nucleotidyltransferase domain-containing protein, with translation MQTNLKNSIPKEIQIYIEECLEKVEKENNIKILYACESGSRAWGFGSPDSDYDVRFLFIHKKDKYLSVNYPLDSIDKFYDNDVDLSAWEIKKALSLLVKSNATPFEWLQSPIIYRKNEEFRNELWELSKQYFSAKTLIFHYLGIAKGMLSKIEDNQISIKKYFYILRPVLAAYYIKTRNEAAPMEFKFLVNNLQNKEEKGIKTAIKKLWQEKLIAKEGDKIEIPIFIHSFIENKISECGIYASNLKRETKNIEPLNEFFRNLL